The Aliiroseovarius pelagivivens genome contains a region encoding:
- the mraZ gene encoding division/cell wall cluster transcriptional repressor MraZ produces the protein MARRFRGESHHKVDTKGRVSIPALFRRVLEAGDPDWTEGLNPNLVIVYGDHRRSYLEAYTIEAIDEVDDQIAQMPRGSMERRMLERLFNGQSFPTTVDETGRLVLPAKLRQKIGLDKEAFFIATGDTFQIWKPETYEEVEVAKTEEWLDDQPDNFDVLTLLGGQGDG, from the coding sequence GTGGCACGCAGGTTCAGAGGTGAAAGCCACCACAAGGTGGACACGAAGGGCAGGGTCTCGATCCCGGCCCTGTTTCGCCGTGTACTTGAAGCTGGCGACCCCGATTGGACCGAAGGTCTGAACCCCAATCTTGTTATTGTATATGGCGATCATCGCCGCAGCTATCTGGAAGCCTACACGATCGAGGCCATCGACGAGGTGGATGATCAGATTGCGCAGATGCCGCGTGGCTCGATGGAGCGCCGCATGTTGGAGCGTCTGTTTAACGGGCAATCCTTCCCCACAACCGTGGACGAAACGGGCCGTCTGGTACTGCCTGCCAAGTTGCGCCAGAAAATCGGGCTGGATAAAGAAGCGTTCTTTATCGCCACCGGTGATACGTTCCAGATTTGGAAGCCCGAGACCTATGAAGAGGTCGAGGTCGCCAAGACCGAAGAATGGCTGGACGATCAGCCGGATAATTTCGATGTGCTGACCCTGTTGGGTGGCCAGGGGGATGGCTAA
- the rsmH gene encoding 16S rRNA (cytosine(1402)-N(4))-methyltransferase RsmH, which produces MSDPAATEKRPHIPVLLRPLLEAVAPVSGDWADGTFGAGGYTRGLLEAGADWVCGIDRDPMVFDMAAGWADDYGDRLALREGTFSEMDTLAGKPLDGVVLDLGVSSMQLDLAERGFSFMKDGPLDMRMSQSGPSAADLVNEVDADTLADILYHYGEERASRRIARAIVRARADAPFETTLQLAEVIEKNLPRSKPGQSHPATRSFQAIRIAVNDEFGQLIEGLEAAERALKPGGKLAVVTFHSMEDRVVKRFLQARASSGGGGSRYAPEAAEETPRFKLTPRKAIGPDKEELQVNPRARSARLRVATRTDAPAGPSDRKKLGLPPLVFKDRS; this is translated from the coding sequence ATGTCTGACCCGGCTGCCACCGAAAAACGTCCTCATATTCCTGTATTGCTACGGCCGCTTCTGGAAGCGGTCGCGCCTGTTTCTGGTGACTGGGCAGATGGGACGTTCGGGGCAGGGGGCTATACGCGCGGATTGCTAGAGGCCGGGGCTGATTGGGTTTGCGGTATTGATCGCGACCCAATGGTGTTCGACATGGCTGCAGGTTGGGCGGACGATTATGGCGACCGATTGGCGCTGCGCGAAGGCACGTTCTCGGAGATGGATACGCTGGCTGGCAAGCCCCTGGACGGGGTGGTGCTGGATCTGGGCGTCAGCTCGATGCAGTTGGATCTGGCCGAGCGCGGCTTTTCGTTCATGAAGGACGGCCCTCTGGACATGCGGATGAGCCAATCTGGGCCTTCCGCGGCTGATTTGGTGAACGAGGTGGATGCCGATACGCTGGCGGACATTTTGTATCATTACGGGGAAGAACGTGCCTCGCGCCGAATTGCGCGTGCGATTGTGAGGGCGCGGGCTGATGCTCCGTTCGAAACAACTTTGCAACTTGCCGAGGTGATCGAGAAGAACCTGCCGCGATCGAAGCCGGGACAAAGTCATCCTGCGACACGTAGTTTTCAGGCGATCCGCATCGCGGTGAATGACGAATTTGGTCAATTGATAGAAGGGCTTGAGGCCGCTGAGCGTGCATTGAAGCCCGGTGGAAAGCTGGCCGTTGTAACCTTCCATTCGATGGAGGACCGCGTGGTGAAACGCTTCTTGCAGGCGCGCGCGTCTTCGGGTGGAGGTGGATCGCGCTATGCGCCGGAGGCCGCAGAAGAAACCCCGCGTTTCAAGCTGACCCCGCGCAAGGCCATCGGACCGGACAAGGAAGAATTGCAAGTCAACCCACGTGCCCGGTCTGCCCGGTTGCGCGTGGCGACTCGCACGGACGCGCCAGCGGGTCCGTCGGACCGCAAGAAGCTTGGATTGCCGCCCTTGGTGTTTAAGGACAGATCGTAA
- the ftsL gene encoding cell division protein FtsL: MRSLLYILSALAVMGLAYWAYSENYKTQASLDRAHALQSEIGRMQEELTVLRAEWAYLNRPDRLRDLARMNYDKLELNVLEPGQFGRVDQIAFGEDELPEITGAVEVMGEIEQ; encoded by the coding sequence ATGCGTAGCTTGCTGTATATCCTTTCAGCTCTTGCCGTGATGGGGCTGGCGTACTGGGCGTACTCAGAAAACTATAAAACGCAGGCCTCGCTTGATCGCGCACACGCTTTGCAAAGCGAAATTGGCCGCATGCAGGAAGAACTGACTGTCCTGCGCGCCGAATGGGCCTATCTGAACCGCCCGGATCGTCTGCGGGATTTGGCGCGGATGAACTATGACAAGCTGGAACTGAACGTGCTTGAGCCGGGCCAGTTCGGTCGCGTGGATCAGATCGCATTTGGTGAAGATGAATTGCCCGAAATCACCGGGGCCGTCGAGGTTATGGGAGAGATCGAGCAATGA
- a CDS encoding peptidoglycan D,D-transpeptidase FtsI family protein: MTRVPLRPLARILEARAKGENPDAIERENLSQRHDQIRNESRLRSEGRLLVLAGFFLCAFMTVGVRMATLSASEAQEPRAQAPGASIATARADILDRQGRILATNLVTHALYAQPHQMVDPERAAKELVNIFPDLDPERLIKDFTGTRKFLWIKKKISPEQKQAVFDIGEPGLLFGPREMRLYPNGKLAAHVLGGASFGREGVSAAEVIGVAGVEKHFDDFLRDPANGGAPLELSIDLTIQDAVERVLYGGMKMMNAKGAAAILMDVHTGEVISVASLPDFDPNNRPRPLTVADKGMDQSDSPLFNRAVQGVYELGSTFKIFTAIQAMDLGLVNPNTVIDTGKPMKISGFRIGEFRDKNYGELSVTDIIVKSSNRGTGRMALQIGPERQQDFLKTLGLLDRTPFEIVEATGSTPLVPQKWGKLSSVTISYGHGISNTPMHLAAAYATIANGGHVVTPTVLKRAHVERGPRVMTPEAAAAARDMLRKVVTEGTASFGEVEGYLVGGKTGTADKPKPRGGYYDDKVINTFASMFPSDNPKYVLIVTLDEPVETSGTKPRRTAGWTAVPVAATIIERVAPLLGMKPRETRVEPLAATGVTLTSN; the protein is encoded by the coding sequence ATGACCCGTGTCCCCCTCCGCCCGCTTGCGCGTATTCTGGAAGCGCGTGCAAAGGGCGAAAATCCCGATGCCATCGAACGTGAAAACCTGAGCCAGCGACATGATCAGATTCGCAATGAATCGCGTCTACGCTCGGAAGGGCGGTTGTTGGTGTTGGCCGGGTTTTTCCTGTGTGCCTTTATGACAGTAGGCGTGCGCATGGCGACCTTGTCGGCGTCAGAGGCGCAAGAACCTCGTGCGCAGGCACCCGGTGCCTCGATCGCGACGGCGCGCGCTGATATTCTGGATCGTCAGGGCCGCATTCTGGCGACCAACCTTGTGACCCACGCGCTCTATGCTCAGCCGCATCAGATGGTGGACCCGGAACGCGCTGCAAAAGAGCTGGTGAATATCTTCCCGGATCTGGACCCAGAGCGCCTGATCAAGGACTTCACCGGAACGCGCAAGTTCCTGTGGATCAAAAAGAAAATCAGCCCCGAGCAGAAACAGGCCGTGTTCGATATCGGCGAGCCGGGCCTTCTGTTTGGCCCGCGCGAGATGCGGCTTTATCCCAATGGCAAGCTGGCCGCGCACGTGTTGGGTGGTGCGAGCTTTGGGCGTGAAGGTGTGTCGGCTGCCGAGGTGATCGGTGTTGCGGGCGTTGAAAAGCACTTCGACGACTTTCTGCGCGATCCTGCCAATGGCGGCGCGCCGCTTGAGCTGTCCATCGACCTGACCATTCAGGATGCGGTGGAACGTGTGCTCTATGGCGGCATGAAAATGATGAACGCCAAGGGCGCCGCAGCGATCCTGATGGACGTGCACACAGGCGAGGTGATTTCGGTCGCGTCTTTGCCGGACTTTGATCCGAACAACCGTCCGCGCCCCCTGACGGTGGCGGACAAGGGGATGGATCAGTCTGACAGCCCACTGTTTAACCGCGCGGTGCAGGGCGTCTATGAACTTGGCTCGACCTTCAAGATTTTCACAGCCATTCAGGCCATGGATCTGGGGTTGGTGAACCCGAACACGGTGATCGACACGGGCAAGCCGATGAAGATCTCGGGCTTCCGCATCGGTGAATTCCGCGACAAGAACTATGGCGAGCTTTCGGTGACAGATATCATCGTCAAAAGCTCGAACCGTGGCACGGGGCGCATGGCGCTTCAGATTGGCCCGGAACGTCAGCAGGACTTCCTGAAAACCCTAGGGCTTTTGGACCGGACGCCATTCGAAATCGTCGAGGCCACCGGCTCGACCCCACTGGTACCGCAGAAATGGGGCAAGCTCAGCTCGGTAACGATTTCTTACGGGCACGGCATTTCCAACACGCCAATGCATCTGGCTGCCGCCTATGCCACCATCGCCAATGGCGGCCACGTCGTCACGCCGACGGTGCTGAAGCGCGCCCATGTCGAACGCGGCCCGCGAGTGATGACCCCCGAAGCGGCTGCGGCGGCTCGCGACATGCTGCGCAAGGTGGTCACCGAAGGCACCGCCAGCTTTGGCGAGGTCGAGGGCTATCTGGTGGGCGGCAAGACCGGTACCGCCGACAAACCCAAACCGCGTGGCGGGTATTATGATGACAAGGTGATCAACACGTTCGCCAGCATGTTCCCGTCGGACAACCCGAAATACGTGCTGATCGTCACGCTGGACGAACCGGTCGAGACCTCGGGCACAAAGCCGCGCCGAACCGCTGGTTGGACGGCCGTTCCGGTCGCTGCGACGATTATTGAGCGCGTGGCGCCCTTGTTGGGCATGAAGCCGCGCGAAACCCGCGTTGAACCTTTGGCCGCAACTGGGGTAACACTCACGTCAAACTGA